Proteins co-encoded in one Halorussus lipolyticus genomic window:
- a CDS encoding ribonuclease P protein component 4, which produces MTIAEERIERLASLARDAAAECHDQRARNYVRLARRLAERNRVALPRQFKRFTCDACDRYLRPGKNARVRTRDGHVVVTCDCGEQSRYPYK; this is translated from the coding sequence ATGACGATAGCTGAGGAGCGCATCGAGCGTCTGGCCTCGCTCGCCCGCGACGCCGCCGCGGAGTGTCACGACCAGCGCGCTCGTAACTACGTCCGACTCGCCCGCAGACTCGCCGAGCGCAATCGCGTCGCCCTGCCCCGCCAGTTCAAGCGGTTCACCTGCGACGCCTGCGACAGGTACCTCCGCCCCGGCAAGAACGCCCGCGTCAGAACGCGGGACGGCCACGTCGTCGTCACCTGCGACTGCGGCGAACAGTCCCGATACCCCTACAAGTGA
- a CDS encoding glycosyltransferase family 4 protein: protein MKVSHYFEWEEYITGGHAQSVDNQRKIMARRGIEYTPKPTLEADLLHLNNMGPKSIYWAKKAQRADVPVLVHTHQTAEDFRESFAFSNVLAKPMRPYLEYAYSLADHLICPSEYNRRVIEEYADAPKTVVSNGFDPEKVEGYDDDDLRQTYLDRYDLEPPVIFNVGHVIKRKGLQSFVETARAMPDLDFVWFGYLNPAGGELDRFLKSKDTKRLVESAPDNCQFTGYVEDIEGAFAAGDVFFWPSKNENEGIALLEAMSCGKPLVIRDIPTYEWLDDGTHCLKAGGDVSDFAGKLDRFRDPDLREEVGANAAEKSEEFELDAVGDDLVAVYHDLV, encoded by the coding sequence ATGAAAGTGAGCCACTACTTCGAGTGGGAGGAGTACATCACCGGCGGCCACGCCCAGTCGGTAGACAATCAGCGCAAAATCATGGCTCGGCGGGGCATCGAGTACACGCCGAAACCGACGCTTGAGGCCGACCTCCTCCACCTCAACAACATGGGACCGAAGTCGATTTACTGGGCGAAAAAGGCCCAGCGCGCCGACGTGCCCGTCCTCGTCCACACCCACCAGACCGCCGAGGACTTCCGGGAGAGTTTCGCGTTCTCGAACGTCCTCGCCAAGCCGATGCGTCCCTACCTCGAATACGCCTACTCGCTGGCCGACCACCTGATTTGTCCCTCCGAGTACAACCGGCGGGTCATCGAGGAGTACGCCGACGCGCCCAAGACCGTCGTCAGTAACGGGTTCGACCCCGAGAAGGTCGAGGGATACGACGACGACGACCTGCGCCAGACGTATCTGGACCGCTACGACCTCGAACCCCCTGTAATCTTCAACGTCGGCCACGTCATCAAGCGCAAGGGCCTGCAGTCGTTCGTGGAGACCGCTCGCGCGATGCCGGACCTCGATTTCGTCTGGTTCGGCTATCTCAACCCTGCCGGCGGCGAACTCGACCGGTTCCTCAAGAGCAAGGACACCAAGCGACTGGTCGAGAGCGCGCCCGACAACTGCCAGTTCACGGGCTACGTCGAGGACATCGAAGGCGCGTTCGCCGCGGGAGACGTGTTCTTCTGGCCGAGCAAAAACGAGAACGAGGGCATTGCCCTGCTGGAGGCCATGTCCTGCGGCAAACCGCTCGTGATTCGGGACATCCCGACCTACGAGTGGTTGGACGACGGTACCCACTGTCTCAAGGCCGGCGGCGACGTCTCGGACTTCGCTGGGAAACTCGACCGCTTCCGCGACCCGGACCTGCGCGAGGAGGTCGGCGCGAACGCCGCCGAAAAGAGCGAGGAGTTCGAGTTGGACGCGGTGGGTGACGACCTCGTGGCGGTGTACCACGACCTCGTATAG
- a CDS encoding glycosyltransferase family 4 protein produces the protein MEQVAAFTDTYLPTVNGVSYTIASWRERWERAGGRMDVVYPNADGHRPSDGEHPVGSLPFPFYDGFRLGTPTVPKQVRDAEVVHAHTPFSIGLGGLRLARDQNVPLVASYHTPTSEYAEYVSPTDSIASLVGRISEAYERWFFGRADAVLAPSSATRDHLKDEVGVDTNVEVVPNGIDTERFQPVETGDFLDRHNLRGERPLLGYTGRHGYEKRLSELVSAAADMDVTVVFGGDGPAREDLEAQAESIGADARFLGFLDREEMPAFYSALDAFAFPSPVETQGLVALEANACGTPVVGADAGALANTIDHGETGYHYESGNIDDFRDAIRRTLAEREELRETCLARRDSVSVEHAVEKLRDVYDSIR, from the coding sequence ATGGAACAGGTCGCCGCGTTCACCGACACCTACCTGCCGACCGTCAACGGCGTGAGCTACACCATCGCGTCGTGGCGCGAGCGCTGGGAACGTGCGGGCGGTCGGATGGACGTGGTTTACCCCAACGCCGACGGCCACCGGCCCAGCGACGGAGAGCATCCGGTCGGAAGCCTCCCCTTCCCGTTCTACGACGGGTTCCGACTGGGCACGCCCACGGTGCCAAAGCAGGTCCGGGACGCCGAGGTCGTCCACGCTCACACCCCCTTCAGTATCGGCCTCGGCGGCCTGCGCCTCGCCCGCGACCAGAACGTCCCGCTGGTGGCCTCGTATCACACCCCGACCAGCGAGTACGCCGAGTACGTCTCGCCCACCGACTCCATCGCGTCGCTGGTCGGCCGGATTTCCGAGGCCTACGAACGCTGGTTCTTCGGCCGGGCCGACGCGGTTCTCGCGCCCTCGTCGGCGACCCGCGACCACCTGAAGGACGAAGTTGGCGTGGACACGAACGTCGAAGTCGTCCCCAACGGCATCGACACCGAGCGGTTCCAACCCGTCGAGACCGGCGACTTTCTGGACCGTCACAACCTCCGCGGCGAGCGCCCCCTACTCGGCTACACCGGTCGCCACGGCTACGAGAAGCGCCTCTCGGAACTCGTCTCCGCGGCCGCCGACATGGACGTGACCGTCGTCTTCGGCGGCGACGGCCCGGCCCGCGAGGACTTGGAGGCCCAAGCCGAGAGCATCGGCGCTGACGCCCGATTCTTGGGCTTTCTCGACCGCGAGGAGATGCCGGCGTTCTACTCGGCCCTCGACGCCTTCGCCTTCCCGAGTCCGGTCGAAACGCAGGGACTCGTCGCGCTGGAGGCCAACGCCTGCGGGACCCCCGTCGTCGGCGCTGACGCCGGCGCGCTGGCCAACACCATCGACCACGGCGAAACCGGTTATCACTACGAGAGCGGGAACATCGACGACTTCCGAGACGCGATTCGCCGGACGCTGGCCGAGCGCGAGGAGTTACGCGAGACGTGTCTGGCACGCCGGGATTCGGTCAGCGTCGAACACGCGGTGGAGAAACTCCGGGACGTCTACGACTCGATTCGGTAG
- a CDS encoding HD domain-containing protein: protein MSDIDETEQSDDEGREYDPEADHAFPDERLNEVLEYVENDPEIQTYLDAQNVNPVVRKGYNDHGSKHISIVRNRALALYDLLKRGNIEFNGASQQGLDEADEGVIIALAATIHDIGHVVHRDEHAYWSIPLAADLLDRILPEFDFYGTEEVVRVKGEVLHAILCHHTEEDPLTTEAGVVRVADALDMEKGRSRMPYEKGGRGIDTVSSQAIKRVSLMQGDTVPVLVEIEMLNAAGVYQVDNLLKAKLRDSGLEDDIRIVAVNIRDGDNNLVERVEL from the coding sequence ATGAGCGACATCGACGAGACCGAGCAGTCCGACGACGAGGGTCGGGAGTACGACCCCGAGGCCGACCATGCGTTCCCCGACGAGCGTCTCAACGAGGTGCTGGAGTACGTCGAGAACGACCCCGAGATTCAGACTTATCTCGACGCCCAGAACGTCAACCCGGTGGTCCGGAAGGGGTACAACGACCACGGGAGCAAGCACATCTCTATCGTCCGAAATCGGGCGCTGGCGCTCTACGACCTGCTCAAGCGGGGTAACATCGAGTTCAACGGCGCATCCCAACAGGGGTTGGACGAGGCCGACGAAGGAGTCATCATCGCGCTGGCGGCGACCATCCACGACATCGGCCACGTCGTCCACCGCGACGAACACGCCTACTGGTCGATTCCGCTCGCCGCGGACTTGCTGGACCGCATTCTCCCGGAGTTCGACTTCTACGGCACCGAGGAGGTCGTCCGAGTCAAAGGCGAGGTCCTCCACGCCATCCTCTGTCATCACACCGAGGAGGACCCCCTCACGACCGAGGCGGGCGTGGTTCGGGTGGCCGACGCCCTCGACATGGAAAAAGGTCGCTCGCGGATGCCCTACGAGAAGGGCGGCCGGGGCATCGACACCGTGTCGAGTCAGGCCATCAAGCGCGTCTCGTTGATGCAGGGCGACACCGTGCCGGTTCTTGTGGAAATCGAGATGCTGAACGCCGCGGGCGTCTATCAGGTCGATAATCTACTGAAGGCCAAACTCCGGGACTCCGGACTGGAGGACGACATCCGAATCGTCGCGGTCAACATCCGCGACGGCGACAACAATCTGGTCGAGCGCGTGGAACTGTAA
- a CDS encoding redoxin domain-containing protein: MVEVGDAAPDFTAPLANGDVEEFALSENLDEAPIVLAFFPGAFTGVCTTEMATFEDNLDDFEDATVYGVSVDAPFSLNEFRDQEGLSFGLVSDSNKELIDAYDVEMDFADMGYYGVAKRSVFVVDDDGEITYKWVSDDPGVEPDYDEVAEAAAETDE, translated from the coding sequence ATGGTCGAAGTCGGAGACGCCGCACCAGATTTCACGGCACCGCTCGCAAACGGCGACGTAGAGGAGTTCGCCCTCTCGGAGAATCTCGACGAGGCCCCAATCGTCCTCGCGTTCTTCCCCGGCGCGTTCACCGGGGTCTGCACCACCGAGATGGCCACCTTCGAGGACAACCTCGATGACTTCGAGGACGCGACGGTCTACGGCGTCAGCGTTGACGCTCCGTTCTCGCTCAACGAGTTCCGCGACCAAGAGGGCCTGAGTTTCGGTCTCGTCAGCGACTCGAACAAGGAACTCATCGACGCCTACGACGTCGAGATGGACTTCGCCGACATGGGCTACTACGGCGTCGCCAAGCGGTCGGTCTTCGTCGTGGACGACGACGGCGAGATTACCTACAAATGGGTCAGCGACGACCCCGGCGTCGAACCCGACTACGACGAGGTTGCCGAGGCGGCGGCCGAAACGGACGAGTAA
- a CDS encoding Sec-independent protein translocase subunit TatA/TatB: protein MVEMIPLFGPVPGGMEMMVILLIAVLLFGANKIPKLARSTGEAMGEFKKGRQEVEEELREMQDDGTESINTESTDTETETNNS from the coding sequence ATGGTAGAGATGATTCCACTGTTCGGACCCGTGCCCGGCGGGATGGAGATGATGGTCATCCTCCTCATCGCCGTCCTGCTGTTCGGCGCGAACAAGATTCCGAAGCTCGCCCGTTCGACCGGCGAGGCCATGGGCGAGTTCAAGAAAGGGCGTCAGGAAGTCGAAGAAGAACTCCGCGAGATGCAGGACGACGGTACGGAGTCCATCAACACGGAGTCCACCGACACGGAAACCGAGACGAACAACAGCTAA
- the hpt gene encoding hypoxanthine/guanine phosphoribosyltransferase, translating into MDKLKQSLLDAPIIEKDGYHYFVHPISDGIPVLEPGLLREIVIQIIRKAELEDVDKIVTPAAMGIHISTAVSLMTDIPLVVIRKREYGLEGEVALSQQTGYSENEMYVNNVNEGDRVLLLDDVLSTGGTMKAITEALEHIGADVADVVAVIKKEGPNELDDTDYDVKTLINVDVVDGEVVITDEDGDG; encoded by the coding sequence ATGGATAAGCTCAAGCAGTCCCTGCTCGACGCGCCGATTATCGAGAAAGACGGCTACCACTACTTCGTCCACCCCATCAGTGACGGTATCCCCGTTCTGGAGCCGGGCCTCCTCCGCGAAATCGTCATCCAGATTATCCGGAAAGCCGAACTCGAGGACGTAGACAAAATCGTCACCCCCGCGGCGATGGGCATCCACATCTCGACCGCTGTCTCGCTGATGACCGACATCCCGCTGGTCGTCATCCGCAAGCGCGAGTACGGACTGGAGGGCGAAGTCGCGCTCTCCCAGCAGACTGGCTACTCCGAGAACGAAATGTACGTCAACAACGTCAACGAGGGCGACCGGGTGCTTCTGCTGGACGACGTCCTCAGCACCGGCGGCACGATGAAGGCCATCACCGAGGCCCTCGAACACATCGGCGCGGACGTGGCCGACGTGGTCGCAGTCATCAAGAAGGAAGGCCCGAACGAACTCGACGACACCGACTACGACGTGAAGACGCTCATCAACGTGGACGTGGTGGACGGCGAGGTCGTCATCACGGACGAAGACGGCGACGGGTAG
- the mbhE gene encoding hydrogen gas-evolving membrane-bound hydrogenase subunit E, giving the protein MQPTTDPVASAVLAVVFLPFVAAGLVPLVYRLVGERTAYYAAAIALACFGLVASQYGTHGTVSFPWIRSLGVSLSFYVDGLSLLVGFLASGVGVLILTYSGGYMHGEPSQPKYYASLLAFMGSMLGVAFAGDLIALFVFWELTSLSSFMLIGHYQRQESSQYAARKSMLITVAGGLFMLVGFLLLHAVTGEFSIVYMLENPELVQEELRSAGLFLPVLGLIGVGAAAKSAQVPLHIWLPNAMEAPTPVSAFLHSATMVKAGVYLLGRFRPVLVSDEWQLLFAVLGLTTMTVAAILAVGATDIKELLAYSTASHLGLIVAGFGFVSELGGETGAFHIINHATFKAALFLVAGIIAHEAGTRKIENLGGLKDDLPITAGITAVAALGMAGVPPFNGFYSKELLFESAWEAAVHAGGGLAYIYPAVAVLGSVFTFLYSIRFLMLFFGEKPTGLHKVHSPPKAMLAPPLLLGVIAGLVSIGGVLGTFGIHFGPFDNFVTEVWASTVAPDADLHGGFSYYFPDHLTPAVAMSAVTLVLGAVAYPFYGTLHRGVNRVTDVNVLRANWYYNSAVFGLNGLSDRTSRVVQNGLLRTYATWALASVAGLALAGYAATNVALPEFTNFAVTIPIALVLGVAIVGAVAVSIAPSHISGVLTLSILGFMVAVFYVLADAPDLALTQLVVETLLLVIFLLVLDKLPAFYGNTDRGKMVRDGVLSAVVGATVFVTVLVSTAATPEDGIAQFFLEEAVPQGGGGNVVNVILVDFRAFDTMGEIAVVAMAALSVLTLVAMRERGETQ; this is encoded by the coding sequence GTGCAACCGACAACGGACCCGGTGGCGTCGGCAGTCCTCGCCGTCGTGTTCCTGCCGTTCGTAGCCGCAGGGTTGGTTCCGCTCGTCTACCGATTGGTAGGCGAGCGGACCGCCTACTACGCGGCCGCAATCGCGCTGGCCTGTTTCGGTCTCGTGGCCAGCCAGTACGGCACGCACGGCACGGTGTCGTTCCCGTGGATTCGCTCGCTCGGGGTATCACTGAGTTTCTACGTCGATGGCCTCTCACTGCTCGTTGGCTTCCTCGCCAGCGGCGTCGGGGTCCTCATCCTCACGTACTCCGGCGGCTACATGCACGGCGAACCGTCTCAGCCCAAGTACTACGCCTCGCTGTTGGCGTTCATGGGGTCGATGCTCGGCGTGGCGTTCGCCGGCGACCTCATCGCGCTGTTCGTCTTCTGGGAACTGACCAGCCTCTCGTCGTTCATGCTCATCGGCCACTACCAGCGCCAAGAGAGTTCCCAGTACGCCGCCCGCAAGTCGATGCTCATCACCGTCGCGGGCGGCCTGTTCATGCTGGTCGGCTTCCTCCTGCTCCACGCAGTCACCGGTGAGTTCAGCATCGTCTACATGCTGGAGAACCCCGAACTCGTACAGGAGGAGCTTCGCTCTGCGGGGCTGTTCCTGCCGGTCCTCGGCCTCATCGGGGTCGGCGCGGCCGCGAAGTCCGCGCAGGTGCCCCTCCACATCTGGCTTCCGAACGCGATGGAGGCCCCGACGCCCGTCTCGGCGTTCCTCCACTCGGCGACGATGGTCAAGGCCGGCGTCTACTTGCTGGGGCGGTTCCGCCCGGTGCTGGTCAGCGACGAGTGGCAACTGCTGTTCGCCGTCCTCGGTCTGACCACGATGACCGTCGCCGCGATTCTGGCAGTCGGCGCGACCGACATCAAGGAACTGCTGGCGTACTCGACCGCAAGCCACCTCGGTCTCATCGTGGCCGGGTTCGGCTTCGTCTCGGAACTCGGCGGCGAGACGGGAGCCTTCCACATCATCAACCACGCGACGTTCAAGGCCGCGCTGTTCCTCGTGGCCGGTATCATCGCTCACGAGGCCGGCACCCGGAAGATAGAGAATCTGGGCGGTCTCAAAGACGACCTCCCCATCACCGCGGGAATCACCGCCGTCGCGGCGCTCGGGATGGCGGGCGTCCCGCCGTTCAACGGCTTCTACTCCAAGGAACTCCTGTTCGAGTCTGCGTGGGAGGCCGCGGTCCACGCTGGCGGCGGGTTGGCGTACATCTACCCCGCAGTCGCCGTCCTCGGAAGCGTCTTCACCTTCCTCTACTCGATTCGGTTCCTGATGCTGTTCTTCGGCGAGAAACCGACCGGGCTTCACAAAGTCCACTCCCCGCCGAAGGCGATGCTCGCGCCGCCGCTCTTGCTCGGCGTCATCGCGGGCCTCGTCAGCATCGGCGGCGTGCTGGGCACGTTCGGCATCCACTTCGGCCCCTTCGACAACTTCGTCACCGAGGTCTGGGCGAGTACGGTCGCGCCGGACGCCGACCTCCACGGCGGGTTCAGCTACTACTTCCCCGACCACCTCACGCCCGCCGTGGCGATGAGCGCGGTGACGCTGGTTCTCGGCGCTGTCGCCTACCCCTTCTACGGGACGCTCCACCGAGGAGTCAACCGCGTGACCGACGTGAACGTCCTGCGAGCTAACTGGTATTACAACTCGGCGGTGTTCGGCCTGAACGGTCTCAGCGACCGGACCAGTCGAGTCGTCCAGAACGGTCTGCTTCGGACCTACGCGACGTGGGCGCTGGCGTCGGTCGCTGGCCTCGCGCTCGCTGGCTACGCCGCCACGAACGTCGCGCTCCCGGAGTTCACGAACTTCGCGGTGACGATTCCCATCGCGCTCGTGCTGGGGGTCGCCATCGTCGGCGCAGTCGCGGTGTCCATCGCGCCCTCCCACATCTCGGGCGTCCTGACGCTCTCGATTCTGGGCTTCATGGTCGCGGTGTTCTACGTCCTCGCAGACGCGCCGGACCTCGCGCTGACCCAGTTGGTAGTCGAGACCCTTCTGCTGGTCATCTTCCTGCTGGTGTTGGACAAGTTGCCGGCGTTCTACGGCAACACCGACCGCGGGAAGATGGTCCGAGACGGCGTGCTTTCGGCAGTCGTCGGCGCGACCGTGTTCGTGACCGTACTGGTCTCGACCGCGGCCACGCCGGAGGACGGCATCGCCCAGTTCTTCCTCGAGGAGGCCGTCCCGCAGGGTGGCGGTGGCAACGTCGTCAACGTCATCCTCGTGGACTTCCGAGCGTTCGACACGATGGGCGAAATCGCGGTCGTGGCGATGGCCGCCCTCTCGGTGTTGACGCTGGTCGCCATGCGCGAACGAGGTGAGACCCAATGA
- a CDS encoding MnhB domain-containing protein yields MSTVIARTVTRTVVPIILVTAIALLLQGHNLPGGGFIGGVLTVTAFALIYVIYGLDYLEEELLHRNRDPLLESIRHGIVENYQVAFGVGLAVAVVAGLVPILFDYNFLYQSHWYIKPLPIYGKLHVASALAFDLGVYFVVVGALLTILGVVGTE; encoded by the coding sequence ATGAGTACAGTCATCGCACGAACAGTCACCCGGACAGTCGTACCGATTATCCTCGTAACCGCAATCGCCCTGCTCTTGCAGGGTCACAACTTGCCCGGCGGCGGGTTCATCGGCGGCGTGCTGACCGTGACGGCGTTCGCCCTGATTTACGTCATCTACGGACTGGACTACCTAGAGGAGGAACTGCTCCACCGGAACCGCGACCCTCTGCTGGAGTCGATTCGCCACGGTATCGTGGAGAACTATCAGGTCGCGTTCGGAGTGGGTCTGGCGGTCGCTGTGGTCGCCGGACTCGTCCCGATTCTGTTCGACTACAACTTCCTCTATCAGTCCCACTGGTACATCAAGCCCCTGCCGATTTACGGCAAACTGCACGTGGCGAGCGCCCTCGCCTTCGACCTCGGCGTCTACTTCGTCGTGGTCGGGGCGCTCCTGACGATTCTCGGGGTGGTGGGAACAGAATGA
- a CDS encoding sodium:proton antiporter: MTQFVLAGVLGLLFALGTFLVLRRDIVRVVWGVTIISQSANVYLVTMGGLSGGVPILSHGGHGGGHAVTDPLVQALVLTAIVIGFGTTAFALVLTYRVYEEHGTIDLLELGEKA; this comes from the coding sequence ATGACGCAGTTCGTCCTCGCCGGCGTGCTGGGTCTGCTGTTCGCCCTCGGGACCTTCCTCGTCCTGCGACGGGACATCGTTCGCGTGGTCTGGGGCGTCACCATCATCAGCCAGTCGGCCAACGTCTATCTGGTGACGATGGGCGGCCTGTCGGGCGGCGTCCCGATTCTGTCTCACGGCGGCCACGGCGGCGGCCACGCTGTCACCGACCCGCTGGTGCAGGCACTGGTCCTGACCGCCATCGTCATCGGTTTCGGGACGACAGCGTTCGCTCTCGTCCTGACCTACCGAGTGTACGAAGAACACGGAACCATCGACCTCCTCGAACTGGGTGAGAAGGCATGA
- a CDS encoding complex I subunit 5 family protein, which translates to MSQQFVVAPLLVALVTAIATLLTRRFGRVQVILSLLGGFGYLGAVAWLVSKVDPLGASNIFSYQLANWQAPFGITIVADSLSAFMLAFSAVIAFAALVFSASYVDSFGQQVSYHPLFHFMMVGVTGSFLTGDIFNLFVWFEVMLMSSYVLVVFYSGKEHTRAALQYVVLNLVGSAVMLLAIGGLYSTTGTLNMADLARRVANPAAYGDFAIAPVLGLSALLFAVFALKAGLAPFQFWVPSAYRAAPAPVSAMLAGVVKKVGIYAIIRVYFTVFGAAAISGLSLPGMSVPDGGSALLAFYGPILFVMASASIIVGGLGAVARDDIDGLLAYSSIGQVGFIVLPLAIAATAPTEEIRVLGVAAGLVYALNHGFAKGLLFLASGAVYDAVGSEEFPDLGGLTESAPWLSGGFFVGALALIGIPPLSGFFGKMLVFDAAGRASAAGIDGSNAALGVALVGAILTIAYFSRAWNRGFWGEPPLLVRNADAKFSLVAVVVALALAIALLGVGFDVVMQAANAGAEAALDRQGYIDAVLGAGESSGGGHA; encoded by the coding sequence ATGAGCCAGCAATTCGTCGTCGCACCGCTCCTCGTGGCGCTCGTCACCGCAATCGCAACCCTGCTGACCCGGCGGTTCGGCCGAGTGCAGGTCATCCTGAGTCTGCTGGGCGGGTTCGGCTACCTCGGCGCAGTCGCGTGGCTGGTCTCGAAGGTGGACCCCCTCGGCGCGAGCAACATCTTCAGCTACCAGCTAGCGAACTGGCAGGCACCGTTCGGCATCACGATAGTCGCCGACTCGCTGTCGGCGTTCATGCTGGCGTTCTCAGCTGTCATCGCGTTCGCCGCGCTCGTCTTCTCGGCGAGTTACGTGGACAGTTTCGGCCAGCAGGTCTCGTACCATCCGCTGTTCCACTTCATGATGGTCGGCGTCACGGGGTCGTTCCTCACGGGCGACATCTTCAATCTGTTCGTCTGGTTCGAGGTCATGCTGATGTCGAGTTACGTCCTCGTCGTCTTCTACAGCGGGAAGGAACACACGCGGGCGGCGCTCCAATACGTCGTGCTGAACCTCGTAGGGAGCGCCGTGATGTTGCTCGCCATCGGCGGTCTCTACTCGACCACCGGGACGCTCAACATGGCCGACCTCGCTCGCCGGGTCGCAAATCCCGCGGCCTACGGCGACTTCGCCATCGCGCCGGTACTGGGTCTGTCGGCCCTGCTGTTCGCGGTCTTCGCGCTGAAGGCCGGTCTCGCGCCCTTCCAGTTCTGGGTGCCCTCGGCCTACCGCGCCGCGCCCGCACCGGTCTCGGCGATGCTGGCTGGCGTCGTCAAGAAGGTCGGCATCTACGCCATCATCCGGGTCTACTTCACGGTGTTCGGCGCGGCCGCCATCTCGGGGCTGTCGCTTCCGGGCATGTCGGTCCCGGATGGCGGGAGCGCCCTGCTGGCGTTCTACGGACCCATCCTGTTCGTGATGGCGTCTGCGAGCATCATCGTCGGCGGTCTGGGCGCAGTCGCCCGCGACGACATCGACGGCCTGCTGGCGTACTCGTCCATCGGTCAGGTCGGGTTCATCGTCCTGCCGCTGGCCATCGCGGCGACTGCGCCGACCGAGGAGATTCGCGTCCTCGGGGTGGCCGCTGGGCTGGTCTACGCGCTCAATCACGGCTTCGCCAAGGGCCTGCTGTTCCTCGCCAGCGGCGCGGTCTACGACGCCGTGGGGTCCGAGGAGTTCCCCGACCTCGGCGGCCTGACCGAGAGCGCGCCGTGGCTCTCGGGCGGGTTCTTCGTCGGGGCCTTGGCGCTCATCGGCATCCCGCCGCTATCGGGCTTCTTCGGCAAGATGCTGGTCTTCGACGCGGCGGGCCGAGCGAGCGCCGCGGGCATCGACGGGTCGAACGCCGCGCTCGGGGTCGCGCTGGTCGGCGCGATTTTGACCATCGCGTACTTCTCCCGAGCGTGGAACCGCGGCTTCTGGGGCGAACCGCCCTTGCTGGTCCGGAACGCGGACGCCAAGTTCTCACTGGTCGCAGTCGTGGTCGCGCTGGCGCTGGCCATCGCGCTCCTCGGCGTCGGGTTCGACGTGGTGATGCAGGCCGCGAACGCCGGGGCCGAGGCCGCACTCGACAGGCAGGGATACATCGACGCCGTGCTTGGTGCTGGCGAGAGTAGCGGAGGTGGTCACGCATGA
- a CDS encoding Na+/H+ antiporter subunit E, with protein sequence MNPRKWPVIGVLLAVLWLFVRGVALDPMAILGEFIIGLGLGLPVAFAFRRFYTERTALARNVRAAPYVAVYVGVFLKELLTANLDVAYRVLAPGMPINPDVVVVPLRVETDAAITTIANSITLTPGTLTMDYDDETNTLYVHGITGRNREDVVEPIRTWEDYALVIFDEERKPGDPVPQVPGAPQAEGRTDGGPAVEDDDDGGETDGE encoded by the coding sequence ATGAACCCCCGCAAGTGGCCTGTCATCGGCGTCCTGCTGGCGGTCCTCTGGCTATTCGTCCGCGGGGTCGCACTCGACCCGATGGCCATCCTCGGCGAGTTCATCATCGGTCTCGGCTTGGGCCTCCCGGTCGCGTTCGCCTTCCGGCGGTTCTACACCGAGCGGACCGCGCTGGCGCGAAACGTCAGGGCGGCCCCCTACGTCGCGGTCTACGTCGGCGTGTTCCTCAAGGAACTGCTGACGGCGAACCTCGACGTGGCCTACCGGGTCCTCGCGCCGGGGATGCCCATCAACCCCGACGTGGTGGTCGTCCCGCTTCGGGTCGAGACCGACGCCGCCATCACGACGATTGCCAACTCGATTACGCTGACACCCGGTACCCTCACTATGGACTACGACGACGAGACGAACACGCTGTACGTACACGGTATCACCGGCCGGAACCGCGAGGACGTAGTTGAACCCATCCGGACGTGGGAGGACTACGCGCTGGTTATCTTCGACGAGGAGCGAAAGCCCGGCGACCCCGTGCCCCAAGTCCCCGGCGCGCCGCAGGCGGAGGGCCGCACGGATGGCGGTCCGGCGGTAGAGGACGACGACGACGGAGGTGAGACCGATGGCGAGTGA
- a CDS encoding monovalent cation/H+ antiporter complex subunit F → MASDLALLGPVVDAGLILAAALTLLAGYRVIKGPTVPDRVVALDTIGTNVVAIAVLFALDSGQGLFVTVSLVLAIIGFISTIAVSQYVIEGDIIE, encoded by the coding sequence ATGGCGAGTGACCTCGCGCTCCTCGGGCCGGTCGTTGACGCCGGCCTGATTCTGGCCGCCGCGCTCACCCTGCTGGCGGGCTATCGGGTTATCAAGGGACCGACGGTGCCCGACCGGGTGGTCGCGCTCGACACCATCGGGACCAACGTCGTGGCCATCGCGGTCCTGTTCGCGCTCGACTCCGGGCAGGGCCTGTTCGTGACGGTCAGCCTCGTGTTGGCCATCATCGGGTTCATCAGCACTATCGCGGTCAGCCAGTACGTCATCGAGGGAGACATCATCGAATAA